The DNA region ATATTCTTAATTTACATACACCATCAATAACAAGTTGGGAAGGTGAAAGAAACTTCTTAcgttattaataattaaaattaaattcagattTCTGCTACGGGCCATGAGAGATTCACCTGCATTAATCCTTCTGCTAAGAATGACTAGttgagtcaaaaaataaataaaaccatatcTGAAGGCATGAGAGGGCAACCAAATTGAAAAAGACTTTAGGGGAGCCACGCTAAGGTAAGCTCTACATCCTGTGCTGATTTTCCACATTTACCAATTCATACTTGAGGCAGCATTAAGAGACTAAGAGGCTTGAGCAGAAAGCAGCTCAAACTGCATTGGGAATTCAAGCCCTGCCAGAGGTGAGTAGCCCAGGAAATGCCACTCTTCTtctcatttcaaaaacaaacatttccAGTTAGAATTCCGGGAATTCTGAAAAAACATTTGATTAAACATATGCCCattcatgttaaaaaaatgtagcaaactagaaatagaggacGTCTATTGAACACGTCTCTCCTGATGGAACACGTCTCTCCTGATATTGGAAATGAGATGAGCGTAGCCTTCATCACCAAGTCTAatcagcaattatactccaataaagatgttaaaaaagaagaaaaaattatattataGAAGAGGTGCCAGCCAGAACAAAAATGCAAGAACAAGCAATAAGAATCATaataattggaaatgaagaagaggGTGATTATTTCCTGATGACATGATAACATACCCAGAAAATACAGAAGAATCTACAGATTAgctatttgtgttgttttttagaCAGCTTaacttataaaaatcaattttgtttctaaatactagaaacaattttaaaaactgaaattaaaaagattCCATTTATTATAGCATCAAAATTgtcaaatatctaggaataaatccaacaaaagatGCATAAGCTCTCTGCAACAAACACCACATGTTGataatgagagaaattaaagaatatctaAGGAGATGGAGGTAAAGCTACATTCATAGATTGGATGACTCAGTATTGTTGAGATgatcaatattattaagatgatCCTCAAATTGATCAATAGATTCAGTGCTCTTTCAATTCACATTCCAGAAGTAGTTCTCTTGGAATAAGATAAGCCAattcaaaatttatatggaaatgaaaaggacCATGAATACCCAAAGacaatcttgaaaaataaaaacaaaagtgaaagattAAATTactgaatttaaatatttattataaagttaaacaATTAAGATAGTATTGATTTAGTGCagagacaaatagaccaatggataTGAATACAGCATGCAGAAACAGACCCCAAACTTGAATTATGCAAAGATGATATTTTTTTTGAAATGGGAAATGATGCACCTATCAATAGGTCCATGGATGTATATGATAGGTCAATGGATGTATATGAATGCAGCCAAACATATGCAGCacataatatatgaaaaaaaagaattataaaggtacaaaattcttttattaaaattttatggttTTTAGTGAATTTTGTAATGTGGTAATTggctacttttaaaatttagtggCTTCGTTTTCTTATAATAAGGATTCATTTTTATAAGTACATCATCATTTgtaatttagtattttttttttaaagaagtctcCTCAAATTGTATAAGCTTCAGATAAAAATACATCATGAATCTGCTTCTGGCTCTATCAGCTTCATTTAACAAATGGTTAAAGGGAGGGAAATGTGTAGCCAGAGTGTGGGATGTTGGACTTCAAGATTTCTGAGATGCGACCATGTTATATAAGGTTAAGATCTCAAGTATTGCCCTAGAGATGAGCAGAGGTAGAGTGGGAGGCTAAGTCATTGCCACGAACACGTCCAGAATTCAAGACCTTCATTAATTATTCTAGATGCTGCACATTCCTAGATTTAGATGTGCCAAATCTAGATGAGACTCCAACCAGGAGGGTTGAAGTTCATGGTCTTGAGCCTAGTCTTAATCCTTTCATAGAATAAGACTAGGTAACTTAGGAAGGAAGGATGGTAGACGACAGAGTCAAGGGGTAGGATCAAAAGTTTTCGTATGATTTTCTGAGCCTTAAAATGGATGAACTTCCAAAAATTGGAGAAGTAACAGTCTGGAATGGATAGGGTTAACTAACCTTACCTTCTTCAGGCAATTCCTTATTCAAACTCAGTTGCCTATACACCTAGAGCACACCTCCACCACTTTATTATCGTCATGGCTTATTAGGTTGTCTGTTTCATCCAATACACTGTGGATTTCTGGAGGAAACAAACGAACGAAAGCTATATCAGGTCTCtttgtttaaataattataaGGTGTATGTGAGGATGCtgctttttaatcattttattctaatgtctactatacagtagaaactttctaaatgtttgttgcattaaggatgaaaaaataaatgatatacaTTATTTCCTATGATGTGACCTTCTTTTCTACTCTTTATTTCTAAGTACCACTTTCCCTTAACATCAGTTTTCACCATTggttaagatttttttctcctccagagctatgtcaaaaaaaaaaaaaaaaaaatggaggttcAGTGCTCTGGCTCACCtggattaatttcatttttaatctgaACTTTGAAATTTATTGTTCTCATTTTGTCATTGGTCCTTCTAAATTTTTCACTGACTCAGATTAATCTCAGCTTTCTGGGCTGAACTTAATGTTGTCACTTGAATGGATAAGGTAGCTTTCTGGATGTCAATATTTCATTTCAGGAATAGGAAAAGATGATTTAGTATAGGTAAATTCAATCTCATGACAAAATAGATGCTTTTACTTAAGGTTAATAATCTTTTTTACAGTGAAAGTATTATGGTGCTTGTTTGTTTAAATGCAACCTCTAAATCTTCAACATTAAGACAGTTAACACAGAGGTGTTCTCACTTATGGGTCAAAAAtaagtttttgtgtgtgctttaaACAAGATTTCATTTTGGGGAAGTAGACACTATGAGCTCACATTCACCATGAATTGGCTAAGTACTTGGCATGCTTTCCTTTACCACAGCTCTGATTTAGGGGGCAGAAGCTAGCACTGGTTGAACATCCTCTGGGAGTCAAGCACAGACCTAATCCCATGATAACATTATCTAATTTATCCTTCTTAATGATCTTATGACTTAAGGTACCACTAttccactttaaaaatgaaagaaatggaggCTTAAAGGAATTAAGTAACCTGTCCATGTTTAGCTATTAAATGGCATAGTcaggattcaagccctggtttttCAGACTTCCATGGTTTTTCATTCCACCACACTGCTTTGACTTTcccatctgttaaaaaaaaggaaaggaattcaTGTCAAAATACTGGAAAGTAGTCACAGTGCTTACatcttctcagaaaaaaaaaatccatgtgtcaATTCAAGTATCTATTTCCCACATTAAGATCCAGTTAAAGGCTACCGCTTCAATGAATCTTTCCCTGCTCTGATCCACAGCCGTCTTTACCTTCTCTGAAAAACTACCAGgcatttcctttatttcattctgtttgtaGACAATGGTGctaatgtctcatctccttggtCTCTTATGTGCACTTtgttttccttaaaaacctattttttttggctgtgctgtgtggcttgcaggatcttcgttccctaacaagggattgaaccagcaccctcggcagtgaaagagtcccagccactggaccgccagggaagtcccccaaaaccTATCATCTTCTAAAGCAAATACTCTatgtatgcttttttaaaaatgttcattattGGCCTTAGACCAGAACCAGGATCATAGCAGAACTAGAGTCAATTTTCGACCTATGTTGAATTGAAACGATtcacatataaagaaaataaactatttttaattaaaatattaagccATATTCATATGAACTTTCAAGTCCAAATTGCTTTTGGTGATGATAGGACTGATATTCCTTTCAACTTTTCATAACATTTTTTGAAGACTTTGCTTCCCTTCATTAAGTCATTGGTTAAGTTATTTGAAAAACACCATGAACTGGGGAGTCAGAAGTGGTTGGGTTTCAATACCAGCACTGCTATTGAATTGCTGGATGTCCTTGAGCAATTTATTTTGCCTCTCTGATCTTCAATATCTTCAGTTGTAGAATAAAGACAATGATAGTACCTAGCTCATTGGATTTAATATGATAATACCTATAAATTATCTAAACAGTACTTGACAAATGATTGGCACTCAgcaaatatatattccttttcttccACTAACATACTCTCAAAATCTAGTCTTATCTTTTCCAATTTACATATAAGAGAAATGAGGAGTTTGCAGGACACAGCTTAGGTGTGTCCAGATCAATCTTCCTCATCAGGGCGCTCGGCATAGTTTTATGCTTCTTTCCCAACTGTACCTCTGCTGTACATTGCTTCCTATGTTGCTTTCACCTTCACCTGCTGAAGCTCCAATGCCATCTCCTCAGGAGAGCCTTCCTTCATTCTTCCAGCTGGGGCACTACCTCTTCCAACTCCCTTCTGCATTGGACAGAGTATGTTATCTCTGTTCATGGTCTTTCTTATAATATTTATCACGTTCTGTTGTCATAGATTTCACCATTGTCTCATTTCATCCAAGTACAAGTTCTGAGGCATTCCCCAGCATCCTTAAACTACATTTGGGGTTTCAAGGACTCCCCTCCTTTTGTCTGGGGAGCTCATGAATGTCTGGCATCACTGTAAAGAAAAGTGTCCACATGGGTCAATTTGGAAAAGCTCAGCAAATCCTGGGGGCCCTGGCAGGCATACCTTTCTGCATGATCAGTGGCCAATATGTACGGGACTCAATGAAAAGCAGTCAgcagacagtgatgaaagaatagCGAGTGGGCAGGCAACATGGGGAACCCTTTGGGTTTTAGAGTGGCTCCCAGTTTTTCCCTTTTGCTGGGAAAGGAAGGGGTTAGGCAGAACCTCAATGCTGACTCCATTGCCACTTACATTGCCGCCTCGGTCATATACCCAATTCCTGGCCATGTCATTATCCAACACGAGTAAGCCTCATACTCTTCTCTAGCCTGGGTGACCTTCATCCTGTATTCATCCCCCTgaattctttcttattctttttccaGATCACCGATGAAGCATAAACTCTATTTTACTTCTATCAGGGTCTTCTCTTTTGAGTCCCCAAAACTTCAGGCAAACATTTCCTCTTATAAATCAAAAGCTTTTGCTTTCAATTATTGTGCCTGATGTGGGCTTCAAGAACTTATtttgaagttgaaaaaaaaaatcaacattttttttctctcggcTTTAATAATTCTGATTCTCTGAGAATTGTTTTGTGGATGTCTCTGACTGAATCAGAAAAGGGTCAAATACAAAAAAAGAGCAGAGAGGAAAATTATCAAGGTTGATATGTCAGTATAATATTTTTGACACAACTTTATATTATGGATATTTGCATACATCACATCTCTTCCGAAAAGCATAAACTCTTTCAAGCCAGATGTTTAATCTTGTCTCTCTTTATACCCTTTCAAAGTACCAATCAAGTCTTTTGTCTTGCATAGAGTaagtaaatagtaaatatttgttgaattaaattgaaaaagCACAATACATGTTTTTGAAAATCCAAGGGCAAAGCCACATGGAAGAACTTGGGGACATAATAAATACACAGACACTGTGTAGTGCTAATCAGTTGATCCAGATATGTAAAACAATGGCacttcttaaattaaaaacatgcaGAATATTGTCTTAGCTTTGCCCAGAAGGCCACATTATAAAAACATGTTAGTAAGATCAGTGACACAAACTTAAACGTTTATACATCCAACTGGAATTCTGCATTCCATCTAATTAAATTATGACTTGTTTGATTTGTTGTACCTGTACAGCCAACtcaaaatcaaattatttttataaaaccaaGGAATATTTGTCGGAGATATTGCAATGAATTTTAAAACCTCTTTCCTGTTATTTTAAGTGTATAAGATATTGTCTGCctgaaataattcaatttcattatattttatgcattctatTCATCAATAACACTATTTTATGTAGTTGTTCTTTTCATGGCTATGGTTTTTCTTCAGGTGACAAAGGGGAAAAGGGTTTGCCTGGGATACCTGGAGGAAAAGGCAAAGCAGGTATAATATACtcagtttttcttcttaatttttggCATCATTCCAAATCTATTcatcttaaaaatgaatatagTTTGTAGAAAAACAATAGTCTTTTCAGTGGGATTAACCTCATTTTCCTTGGgccagaagaaagggaagaatgaaAATTTCCTCTCTATCTGCTGGTGACTTTCCAAGcctctggggaaggggaggatggtgcattccaccaccacccccaccccactgtgCTTACCATGAGGCAGCAAACCCAGCACATCAGGAAGCAGCCCTCATTCTCCGAGACCAGGAGGAAAATCCATGAGGGCCACAACAATTGGACCAGCACGTcttacattccaccagcatctCAGCCAAATACTGGCCAAGCGGTTTGCCAGCAGCAAACTGCCCTGATCCATTGAGGCCCTGTGGTTACAGAACATGCCTCAATGGCCGGGGAGCTTCTCCCTGATACTGAAAGAGAGGTCGATTTCCAGTGCTTGATGCAAGGAAAAAAGTAGCTTGTTCTTGGTGAGCTTCAATTATTTCTATCCATAAAGGTGTAGTGCAGACTAATTCTAAGAGCTGTTTTAACTTCCTTATATTTAACTGTGAATGTGGATAAGTAAAGccacagatatattttttttcctttggctaatAGAATTCAATTTGCTTTTCAACAACCAAAGAAACGAAGCAAATGGAAATGTTGACATGAAGCAGCCATTAAATAGGAAAAGGgaatcatttgaatttttttttcactttttattttatattggagtatagttgcttaacaatgtgttagtttcaggtgtgcagcaaagtgattcagttatacatatacacgtgtctattctttttcacattcttttcccatttaggttgttacataatattgagcagagttccctgtgctatacagcaggcccttgttggttatctgggAATCATTTGAATTTTACGTCATTTTCCTTACAATTCTTTCTCTGCCACATTACCAGTAGGTAATTGAAAAGGTAAATGAGCAAAGGGGAATTAATGGCAGAAGTTAAAATCATAGTTTATCCACAAATGGGACAACTGACTCTTGAAATTGTAACATAGATCTATTCACAAGATTTAAACTTAGTCCTTGAAACATTAAGCTATACTCCAAATGGATAATCagaattaacatttatttcatcATGAAAGTTTTCTCCTGTCTTGGGAGAGTTGTGAGAGCCAGTGAACAATGCAGTAACAGAAGAGAAGACTGGCtagaaatatgttttttaaaagctgtaaAGATTTTATTCTGAGACTGGCATGTTCTGTGTTCAACAAAAATGCCAAATGGTCCACAATATGTGTACAGTGGTTAGTCATATttactgttcttttaaaaaatctggtttAGAACTGtgttttaactaatttaaaatatttcaaaagatatTTTCTGAATTCCTAAAGACAAGGTATATTGGAAACCCTGTCTTAAATAAAAGACGAAAGCATAGCCGTTCACAGAGAGACGTAGCCAGACTAGAAGAAGACAGTAAATATTGGGAAGAGAGCAATTGCTCTTTTCAACCAGTCTGCTTGTGCTTCAACATGAATTCACAGCTTTGTCATTTAAAAGGGACTGTCTGTGATTGCGGAAGATACCGAAAAGTTGTTGGACAACTGGATATCAGTGTGGCTCGCCTCAAGACATCGATGAAGTTTGTCAAGAATGGTGAGTCTCTTCTATTGCTTTGTACTATTTATCCATGGATTTATCTCTTTCAACACTGCAATTCCAACTCCCTAGCAGGAAATAACTTTGGGCAAAGGCCTACTGAGATAGTGTCACCAGTTTAAAGGTCTCTCAAAATCCTAATTATCCACTCACTCTAGGACATTTCAGGTCCACTTCCTGTGGACATACATATGTGCGTTCCTATGGGTAGAAAAGGGTGCTTTAGTGAGAGAGGGGAATGAAGAAAAGGCAGAGTTTGGCTAGCTGGGCCTTAAGAAAAAAAGGGCCCAGGTTTCAAACAGCCAGCATCTCAGaagataaaagtaataataaaaacaacagctACTTTCTTGAGTActtggaataataataatttttatgattAGACCGAAGCTTAGAGAGATTACCTTACCCATAGATACAAGCTAATGAACAGTGGAGCACGGATCTGAACACAGATTTCATGACTCCTCTACCCTCAGTGCAAATCAATAAGAACATTATGCATTTCTCTAAATTGTGCAGTTTTCCATATTAgtcatttttgttttcccttgtATTTCCCTATTAAAGTTCGCAATAAAGCCCTTAAAGTGGGGCTTATGTGCCCTCTCCTGAGACAGTATGAATGAGGGAACTGTTTTAGTTACTGTTACAGTTGGTTTCACTTTGTTGTACTTTAATTTATTATAATCCAGCCATATTTATTGTACAATACTGGAGGCACACAGATGCCATCTTGTGTCCATTCTCATCTTGTAATACTAAAGGCATAGGAAATGCTTGATATGAACTAACCTTCAGTTATAACTCTGGTTATAACCTATACAGGAGATGCTGCATCTGACATGACTTGGACCTTAATGAATAAACCAGACCCCAGAGGTTCAACATAGCACAATAGTCCTTAACATTTGAGTGCTCATAGATTGACTTGTAAATTTTAACTTATAGACCCTAAAAAGATGTATGTAGATGCCCCCATAGGCCAAAACGTACATAGCATATTATGAGCCCGGGATGATTCTGAGTCCCCAATTCTGTCCTGAATCCTACTCAGAAGCTCAGTCTACTTCATGTACCTGGAGTGAAGTATAGACCATCTCAGTTGATGTATATGTTCACAATCTAGGAATCTGGCCCATAGGGACAAACTTCTGTATTATTTCCATATCAGTCCAATAAGCCTTTACCACCCCCTaacactgttccaggcactgaggcTACAGAGTCGCAAAGACATGGTCACTGGCCTCAGGATGCCCACAGTTCAGTAGAAGAGACACACAAACAATTAGACTAGAATGTGTCAGGTGCTGTGAAGTGAAAGGGACAATGGAAACACAGGGGAGAACGCACAAGAGTGCTCATGTCTGTCCAGGAGCATTGAAAAGGCTCTCATAGGAGAGAACGCTTCCACTAAGATCTAAAGGACGGGTAGGAATTTGCCGGATAAAGCAGTAAGAAGACCTTCCAGGCATGAAAGTCACGGAAGTGGAAGAGAGAAGGTCATGCTCATGGAACTGTAAGTGTGGCAAAAGCATAAACTAGGAGGGGAAAAATTGTCTGAGATGAGCTGAGTGACAGTTCATATAACACATCTTTGTCAAAATAGCTCTCTGCTTCACATTGTGAgggaagtgaaggagaaaaagacgAGGGAGGACCAATGACAGGCGTTTGTTCTCCATTCGACAACTAGAAAGGTGGAGAAAATACTGAACCAGTGCCCACCTCATGATACGGTcttggaaaagaattttaaacattgaataaatgaatttcaatTAGCAATATTTTATACTTAGCATTTCTCTTTTTGACATATATAATCACATTCTTCTTTTCCTTGCTGCAAAGTCATAGCAGGGATTCGGGAAACCGAAGAGAAATTCTACTACATCGTTCAGGAGGAAAAGAACTACAGGGAATCCCTGACCCACTGCCGGATCCGGGGTGGAATGCTAGCCATGCCGAAGGACGAAGCTGCCAACACGCTCCTGGCAGACTACGTCTCCAAGAGTGGCTTCTTCCGGGTGTTCATCGGGGTGAATGACCTCGAGAGAGAGGGCCAGTATGTGTTCACCGACAACACTCCACTGCAGAACTACAGCAACTGGAAGGAGGGTGAGCCCAGCGACCCCTACGGCCACGAGGACTGCGTGGAAATGCTGAGTTCAGGCAGGTGGAATGACACAGAGTGCCATCTTACCATGTACTTTGTCTGTGAGTTTGtcaagaagaaaaagtaacttcCCTCTTGCTGCACAGTTGTCATTTCCCTGTGACTACCATGGCAGTTATTTTTATCCATCTTTTTCTGTCTAATTACACTAAATTCATTCTGACTCAAGGCAAGTGAGAAATGCTAGACTGAGGTTTGGAATCTCCATCGCCATGCTCGTCCATGACGATTTTGAAGATTTTCATACATGGTATGTTATTGAGCCATAAGCTCACCAGGTTATGGGTCCCAAGAGAGTGTTTGAATTACTAGCTGTGCAGGAGGTGGTTGTCTGTGTCTCAAATGAAAGTCTCTCTTGGCATTTGCTCTGCCACCTCTCCCTAGAGCCGTAAACCACTGTCTATCTAGCCCAGTGGATAATTGGATAGTTGGCTGGGGATGATTAGGCTCCAAGCCAGACATATGAGAGGCTCTTCTCTTAGGAATGTCAAGGTATTATCTGTCTTTGAACCCAAAATCCCCAATTCTTTGACCCAATCCACCATGGCCATAGCCACACATGCAAGGTCCTCTTCTTTGCATAGACTCAGAAATACTTCAACTCTAAGCCTCTATATGAGGAACTTCTAGCCTAGTGCCCTGTTCCAGACCATATGGAAT from Eschrichtius robustus isolate mEscRob2 chromosome 17, mEscRob2.pri, whole genome shotgun sequence includes:
- the COLEC10 gene encoding collectin-10 isoform X1; amino-acid sequence: MGGFGAHLRRNQFILLVLFLLQIQSLGLDIDSRPTTEVCATHTVSPGPKGDEGEKGDPGEEGKHGKVGRVGPKGIKGELGDVGDQGNIGKTGPIGKKGDKGEKGLPGIPGGKGKAGTVCDCGRYRKVVGQLDISVARLKTSMKFVKNVIAGIRETEEKFYYIVQEEKNYRESLTHCRIRGGMLAMPKDEAANTLLADYVSKSGFFRVFIGVNDLEREGQYVFTDNTPLQNYSNWKEGEPSDPYGHEDCVEMLSSGRWNDTECHLTMYFVCEFVKKKK
- the COLEC10 gene encoding collectin-10 isoform X3, encoding MFISRDEGEKGDPGEEGKHGKVGRVGPKGIKGELGDVGDQGNIGKTGPIGKKGDKGEKGLPGIPGGKGKAGTVCDCGRYRKVVGQLDISVARLKTSMKFVKNVIAGIRETEEKFYYIVQEEKNYRESLTHCRIRGGMLAMPKDEAANTLLADYVSKSGFFRVFIGVNDLEREGQYVFTDNTPLQNYSNWKEGEPSDPYGHEDCVEMLSSGRWNDTECHLTMYFVCEFVKKKK
- the COLEC10 gene encoding collectin-10 isoform X2, producing the protein MGGFGAHLRRNQFILLVLFLLQIQSLGLDIDSRPTTEVCATHTVSPGPKGIKGELGDVGDQGNIGKTGPIGKKGDKGEKGLPGIPGGKGKAGTVCDCGRYRKVVGQLDISVARLKTSMKFVKNVIAGIRETEEKFYYIVQEEKNYRESLTHCRIRGGMLAMPKDEAANTLLADYVSKSGFFRVFIGVNDLEREGQYVFTDNTPLQNYSNWKEGEPSDPYGHEDCVEMLSSGRWNDTECHLTMYFVCEFVKKKK